The Anaerolineales bacterium genome has a segment encoding these proteins:
- a CDS encoding pyridoxal-phosphate dependent enzyme → MHIDLPSLPLAVLPTPMHPLERLSRHLGGPQVFIKRDDLTGLAFGGNKTRKLAYLLADAVTQGAEVLVTRGAVQSNHCRQTAAAAARCGLDCVLVLQGPPAPTETGNLLLDRLLGARVRWTEALDPESVLEEEIAQLQSQGRRVYR, encoded by the coding sequence ATGCACATTGACTTGCCCAGCCTGCCTTTGGCCGTGCTGCCCACGCCAATGCACCCGCTGGAGCGGCTCAGCCGGCATTTGGGCGGGCCGCAAGTGTTCATCAAGCGCGACGATCTGACCGGGCTGGCCTTCGGCGGCAACAAGACCCGCAAGCTGGCCTACCTCCTGGCGGATGCAGTGACGCAGGGGGCGGAGGTGCTCGTCACCCGGGGCGCGGTCCAGTCCAATCACTGCCGCCAGACGGCAGCCGCAGCCGCTCGCTGCGGCCTGGATTGCGTGCTGGTGTTACAGGGTCCACCGGCCCCGACGGAGACCGGGAACCTGCTCCTGGATCGCCTGCTCGGGGCGCGAGTGCGGTGGACAGAGGCGCTTGATCCGGAATCGGTCTTGGAGGAGGAAATCGCCCAGCTGCAGAGCCAGGGGAGGCGGGTGTACCG